In Pseudobythopirellula maris, the genomic stretch CCGTCGCCTTCTTCCTCTAGCACGATCGTCGAGAGCAGCAGGTCGAGGGCGGTGAGAGACACCGTCAGGTTGTCGATCTGCGTGTCGAGCATATTCGGCGGGATCTCGCCCGGTGGGGGATCGTTCTGCAAAGTTGTGAACTGAGCCTGCAGAGCGGCGAGGTCGGCCAGCACGTCGTTGACAGTCGGGACAAACCCGACCTGATCTTCGTCTTCCAAGCCGTTGATCGTGGTCAGGGCGTTCTGGACGTCGCCAACGATCACGTTGATCAGCGCGTCGAGCAGCACGACGTCGGGGTTGGCGTTGGGCGGGTCGGTCTGGGCTTCGTCAAACCTCCCCAGAGCGAGGAGGCCCTGATCAACGTTCGCCGTGATCAGGCCGGCGGCGTTGTCGGTGTTGAAGGGGTCGTTGTCATCGAAGTTGGCGCCGTAGTTCCCCACGTACAGCAGGGGGCCGTAGACGGTGCCCTCAGCGGCGCCGTTGTTGTTGTTTTGGTAGTCGCGGAAGCCCTTCAGGAAGTCTTCGTTCGGCAGTCGGAAGTTGACCGCGACGCTGCCGAATCCCAAGGCGAACGTGTCGGCATTGGGACCGATGTAGTCGGGGTCCTGCAGGGGCTGACCACCGCCCGCCCCCCAAGTGCCGCCGGCCTCGGTCTCGGGCCCATCGATGATGCCGACCATCCAGCCGTTCTCGCCATCGCTGAAGCCGAACTCGTACCGCTCACCCCACGAGAAGCCGGCGTCTGGCATCGCGTCGAGGATGCTGTTGCGGACCGCGTAGGGCTGGATCGCCCCGTCTACCTTCACGCTCAATCCCGCAGCGATGTTGGCCGGATTGGTATTGAAGGTGTTGATCTCGGCTTGCAGTTGAGCAACCGTCACGAATCCCGAGGTGTCAAACGGCATCACCTCGATGTCGTCGTACTGAACGCTCGGGTCGTTCGCCTGAATGACCGCAAAGCTGAGCCCACTGTAACTGAGATTCTCAGATAGCGAGTCGATGTGGCCGAGCGAGGAGTTCTGCTCAAGGGCCGTGATCGCAAGATCGATGGTCGCCGGTTGGTACATCGTCTCGCTATCTACGAGCAGCCCTTCGTCGCCGATCTCGACTCGATCGCTCAGGGTGCCCCAGAAGGTCTTCTCGATGCTGGCGAAGTAGCCGGCGTCTTTGCGGGGCATCTGGCCATCGAGGTCGAGCTCGATCGGCTCGAACCAGCGAAGGTCGTGGTGATAGGCGACGTCGCGGGCGCCGTAGGCCTGCGCCAAACACGCCGAGGGCGTGGCGACAGCGGCCAATGCGACAAATGCCCGCACGACGTGGGCCAGTAAGATGTGGTAGGGGGTGGCTGACATCGGCTTCCTCGATCCAGAGAACGCTTTGAGGGACGCGTTGTGTATTGCTTTTTCCGGCCCCGGCGACGCACCTCGGTGCGACTCCAGAGACCGATCGTTGCAAGTGGTATCGGATCTGACGGAAGCTCCTGTTGAGTAAGATCGGTAAACCCTGACGATTTTTTGGCGTGTGCCGGTGGCGCCGGTTATCCGCCTTGAGGCGAGAAAGCGGGCGGCCTAAGGCTGCGGCCGCAGCTTCCTAGAGGGCTAGCCAGCCTAGAAACCGGTTTCTGAGGCGTCTGGCGATCCCAGGCTTGGCCCGGGGCGACGAAGTGCAAGAATGCATCTGCCGGGGCGTCGAGCTGCTCCTGCATGTCTGGCCAGCAACCAGCAGGGGGCGGAACTGCGGCAGTCCGCCAGAAAAACCAGCCAATAGGGTGGCAGGATCGAGCCGCGTCGAGGCGCCCTAAGACAGCCGTCAGGCCGAGGGGGCGAGCAAGAAGAAACGCCGTGGAATGCCGCAAATATTTACCATGAGCGCATAAAAAAGCTCCCACAGGTGGGGCAGAGACCTGCGGGAGCCGGGCGTCGAACAGTATTTAGTCGACGCTGCTATACTACCGAGGATCGCAGGCAATAGCAAGCAACTGATTTGCGAAAACGCTAGAGATTTCTGCGTAAGAAAGTGAATTAATCTGTAGATATGCGACAGCCCAGCGGCTTTGAGTCGCGTTTAGCCGCATGCTTTCCTCGTTCGGGCCGCCCTCCCGCCGCCCCAGGCCCCTACCAGGCCGGAAAGAGAATCCTTTGCGAATCGATCGACATCTCGCCAGAAAGTCCTGCAGCGCACGCGTCGCCGCCGACGCGGCGATTGCCCTCGTAGCGAAGCACGCCTTGCGACCCCCCACCTCAGGGGGACGGCGAATGACTCGCATTCTTGGCGGATTTGCCGCCTTGCTGGGGATCATGATCTCGCTTGCGGGCGCGGCCAAAGCCCAAACTGCGGCTGCCGAGCCGGCGGTTTCGAACGCCCCGCAGGACGACACCAAGGGGCCCTCGACCAAGGAGTGGGTCCGGGTCCAGCAGAACGATTCGGGCGAGCCGGTCGCCATGCAGGTGGCCATCGTTCGCTACGAGGGGACCCCGCCCGGGGCCCGACGCCCGGTGACGGTCGACCTCATCGGCGCGGTCCACGTGGGCGACGCGGCCTATTACCGCCGGCTCGACCGCCGGTTCCGCCAGTACGACGCCTTGCTGTACGAGTTGGTTGCCCCGCAGGGAACGATCATCCCGCGCGACCAGAAGGCTTCGACCCGCAACCCGCTGGGCGCCATCCAGGGAGGCATGAAGTCGATGCTCGAGCTCGAGCATCAGCTCGAACGAGTCGACTACACGCAGCCCAACTTCGTCCACGCCGACATGTCGCCCGACGAGTTGTTCGCCAAGATGGACGAGCGAGGCGAAGGGCTGGTGCAAATGTATTTCCGCCTGCTAGGCCAGGGGATCGCCATGCAGTCGGAGCAGACCGCCAAGGGCGAATCGTTCGACGCGGACCTGATTGGCGCCCTGTTCGCCCGCGATCGGGCTCGCAAGCTCAAGATCGCCATGGCGAAGCAAATGACGCAGATGGACGTGTTCCTCTCCGCCTTCGATGGCGAGGACGGATCGACCCTGATCACCGAGCGCAACATCGTCGCTCTGAAGGTGCTGAGCCGCGAAATCGAGGGCGGAAAGCGTAAGCTGGGCGTCTTTTACGGCGCAGGACACCTCAACGACATGGACGAGCGTCTGCGGACCGATTTCGGCATGGAGCCGACCAAGCAATGGTGGCTCAACGCCTGGGACCTGCGGCCAAAGTCACAGCGACGCCGCGGACGATGATTCCGGCAGGGATGGCGGGCGTGCGCCCCCCCGCTGGGTGAGATCGCCACGAATCGCCCCCCGCATGGTCCCGGAGCGGCAGAATACGGCCGGTTGGGCATTCCTAGCCCGCTGCTGGGGTGTTACAATCCGGGGCTCAACAAGAGCCGCCCATAACTCACAAGACCCCCCACCCGCCAGAGTCACGACTCGGCGAGTGCTTTGAAGGGGTTTCCAGTAAAGACACGACCTTCAGACCCGAAAGCAGCAGAATCATGGCCAAGCCCGGTCGCAAAGTGAAGAAAGCCAACCACGGAGCCCGCCCGGCGTGCAGCCGGCCGCGCAAGAGCCGCCGTCATAAGGTGCGCACCTAAGAATTGGTCGACGGACCCTCGGTAGGTTCGTGCTGTTCCTTCCTTTCGCCGACCGCGCGAAGCGTGCGTGGTCCTAGCCCCCGTGCGCCGTGCCCGCTAAGGACTTCATCCTCGATCCCTCTGGTTTCGTCTTCGACCCGCCGTTGGTAGGCATCGAGGCGATCCGTGAGCTGATCCCGCAGCGCGGAGCGATGGAGCAGCTCACCGGCATCATCCACGACGACCCCGAAGCGGGAATCGTGGCGGGCTTTAAGGACCTCACCGACGAAGAGTTTTGGGTCCCCGGCCACATGCCTGGCATGCCGCTGATGCCGGGCGTTATGATGTGCGAGGCGGCCGCCCAGATCTGCAGCTACTTCGTCATGGCCCACGACCTGCTGGGCTGCGAGATGCTCGGCTTTGGCGGCCTCGACGAGGTCCGCTTCCGCGGCGCCGTCCGGCCGGGCGACCGGTTTGTGGTGGTCGCCCAGAAGACCCAGGTCCGCCGCGGAGCGATGATCCGCTGCCGCTTCCAATGCTTCGTCGGCGAGGCGCTCGTTTGCGAGGGCCAGCTGCGTGGCATCCCGATCCCGGTCGAAGCCCTGCGGGCCGCCAGCGGTTAGCTGTTCGCCTTTAGCTGTCTGCTTAAGATGATATGTCGCCGTCTTACTCGCCAGCAGCTAACAGCCAACGGCTAAAAGCTTTCTCATGCTTTTCCCTCTCTTCGACCGCAACCCGCACACGCGGTTCCCGCTCGTCACGCTGCTATTGATCGCGGCGAATGTCGCCTGCTTCTGGCTGACGTACAACCAGCCGCGGGCCGATGCGGTGAAAACGGTTCTCGAGCGTGGCTTCGTGCCGCAGCGGTTGAGCCACGTCGGCGAGGCACAGCCGGTGATCGTGGAGCAGACGATCGAAGACGAGAAAGGCCAGCAGCGCCCGCTGCGACTCCAGCTGTCGACCAGCCCCTCGGCGGTCTACCCCACGATCCTCTCGATGATGTTCCTGCACGGCGGGCTGCTGCACCTCGTGTCGAACATGTGGATGCTGTGGGTCTTTGGCGACAACGTCGAGTACCGTCTCGGCAGACTCGTGTTCCTTGGCTACTACCTTGCCGGCGGTGTGGTGGCGGTTGTCGCCCAATGGGCTATCAATCCCGAGAGCACGGTCCCCGTGATCGGCGCGAGCGGCGCCGTGGCGGCGGTGCTGGGCGGCTACGCCGTGAGCTTCCCCAAGGCGATGGTGCGGACGCTGATCTTCATCGGTTTCCCGTTGCTGTTCGATCTGCCCGCCTTGCTCGTGCTGGGGGTCTGGTTCGCGTTGCAAATGTTCGCCGGCATCCAGGGTATTTTGGCGCCGGGCGAGGTGGAGGTGAGCGTTGCGTTCTGGGCGCACATCGGCGGCTTCCTGGCGGGCGTGGTGCTGATGCCAATGCTCGCCCTGGGCGCCTCGCCCCCCGACCTCGACTGGCGATCCGAGAGCGAAGAGCTCTTCCGTCCTAACTCGACGGATCGCTGATTTTTCTAACCGCGGATCACACGGAGGGCACGGATGCGATAGCCATGAGAAGGAGCGAGAAAGCACAAAAGACGTCTCCTGATTTTCGGCTCTAATCGGATCCCTCTCTTCGTGCTTATTGCGTCTTTATGCGGCCATTGCTATCCGTGACACCCGTGCAATCCGTGGTTCTCT encodes the following:
- a CDS encoding BBP7 family outer membrane beta-barrel protein, giving the protein MSATPYHILLAHVVRAFVALAAVATPSACLAQAYGARDVAYHHDLRWFEPIELDLDGQMPRKDAGYFASIEKTFWGTLSDRVEIGDEGLLVDSETMYQPATIDLAITALEQNSSLGHIDSLSENLSYSGLSFAVIQANDPSVQYDDIEVMPFDTSGFVTVAQLQAEINTFNTNPANIAAGLSVKVDGAIQPYAVRNSILDAMPDAGFSWGERYEFGFSDGENGWMVGIIDGPETEAGGTWGAGGGQPLQDPDYIGPNADTFALGFGSVAVNFRLPNEDFLKGFRDYQNNNNGAAEGTVYGPLLYVGNYGANFDDNDPFNTDNAAGLITANVDQGLLALGRFDEAQTDPPNANPDVVLLDALINVIVGDVQNALTTINGLEDEDQVGFVPTVNDVLADLAALQAQFTTLQNDPPPGEIPPNMLDTQIDNLTVSLTALDLLLSTIVLEEEGDGGDGENTAIDADRLADDIDGDGNPGVVRVLADIDGDGVINPDEVIALLTDFGDLTTFNVFFDTVTARTRTKMDSVELVKTLDIDTGHKMERGRNQALRLSYGVRFMDIEDEFFMQGEGSIFGRTTVNTDVENQILGPQLGLRWTQHDGAWDWILDARGMLGYNIVDFDQYGLFGEEAIPGALNRSASARTTASVQGKTMHEFSPIGELRAELRYRLSKSISVKAGYTAHYVGNVHRGGNSTDFAVPYFGFKEDRTDLFTNGLNFGVEFKH
- a CDS encoding 50S ribosomal protein bL37, with amino-acid sequence MAKPGRKVKKANHGARPACSRPRKSRRHKVRT
- a CDS encoding 3-hydroxyacyl-ACP dehydratase FabZ family protein, with the protein product MPAKDFILDPSGFVFDPPLVGIEAIRELIPQRGAMEQLTGIIHDDPEAGIVAGFKDLTDEEFWVPGHMPGMPLMPGVMMCEAAAQICSYFVMAHDLLGCEMLGFGGLDEVRFRGAVRPGDRFVVVAQKTQVRRGAMIRCRFQCFVGEALVCEGQLRGIPIPVEALRAASG
- a CDS encoding rhomboid family intramembrane serine protease, which translates into the protein MLFPLFDRNPHTRFPLVTLLLIAANVACFWLTYNQPRADAVKTVLERGFVPQRLSHVGEAQPVIVEQTIEDEKGQQRPLRLQLSTSPSAVYPTILSMMFLHGGLLHLVSNMWMLWVFGDNVEYRLGRLVFLGYYLAGGVVAVVAQWAINPESTVPVIGASGAVAAVLGGYAVSFPKAMVRTLIFIGFPLLFDLPALLVLGVWFALQMFAGIQGILAPGEVEVSVAFWAHIGGFLAGVVLMPMLALGASPPDLDWRSESEELFRPNSTDR